The bacterium BMS3Abin14 genome has a window encoding:
- the hemN gene encoding oxygen-independent coproporphyrinogen-III oxidase 1 translates to MIFTPQPEEGAAVYIHIPFCTTLCPYCHFFRVPPGPGDVETYLEAVLKEAASLRDMVPGHVRTVYVGGGTPSLLPASFYARLFEAMDGVLPLDRVAEMSLEVDAGVDDEKLAQLAEAGFDRVSIGVKSFQEHSIGVLGAGRWDGDRGMVVSRARAAGFSSVGIDLIYGFEGQGMDAFRADLRTALAVGPDHISLYALEQNGDMGPREADGDLAAAMFRMARRMLLAGGYGQYEICNFARPGHECLHNMNYWCDGDYFGLGPSAHSSLTVGGTRERFSNGPDLAGYLANPEGLRENLSSDAEENRAREALILRLRLTQGVKVEEFTMRYGIDPLKILGADIDEFIQIGLMRAAPGRIRLTTRGMLLSNEIFARII, encoded by the coding sequence ATGATATTCACTCCCCAACCGGAGGAAGGCGCTGCTGTATACATCCACATCCCGTTCTGCACCACCCTGTGCCCCTACTGCCATTTTTTCCGGGTCCCCCCCGGCCCCGGAGATGTGGAAACTTATCTTGAGGCCGTCCTGAAGGAGGCCGCATCTTTGAGGGATATGGTTCCGGGACACGTGAGGACCGTCTACGTTGGCGGAGGCACTCCCTCACTGCTGCCGGCATCTTTTTATGCTCGGCTGTTTGAGGCGATGGACGGCGTGCTTCCCTTAGACCGTGTTGCGGAGATGAGTCTGGAGGTCGACGCCGGGGTCGATGACGAGAAACTGGCGCAACTGGCCGAGGCGGGATTCGACAGGGTGAGCATTGGGGTCAAGTCCTTTCAGGAACACAGCATCGGGGTGTTGGGAGCAGGCCGGTGGGACGGAGACCGGGGCATGGTGGTATCAAGGGCCAGGGCCGCCGGGTTTTCATCAGTGGGGATCGACCTGATCTACGGGTTCGAGGGGCAGGGGATGGATGCCTTCAGGGCCGACCTGAGGACGGCGCTGGCGGTCGGGCCGGATCATATCTCCCTTTACGCTCTGGAACAAAACGGCGACATGGGGCCCAGAGAGGCTGACGGGGACCTCGCGGCGGCCATGTTCCGGATGGCACGGAGGATGCTGTTGGCCGGGGGATATGGACAGTACGAGATCTGCAACTTTGCCCGTCCCGGCCATGAGTGCCTGCACAACATGAACTACTGGTGCGACGGGGATTATTTCGGGCTGGGACCGTCAGCCCACAGTTCGCTGACTGTGGGGGGGACGCGTGAGCGGTTTTCCAACGGGCCGGATCTGGCAGGTTATCTCGCCAACCCGGAGGGACTGCGGGAGAACCTTTCCAGTGATGCGGAGGAGAACAGAGCGCGGGAGGCCCTTATCCTCAGGTTGAGATTGACGCAAGGAGTTAAGGTGGAAGAGTTCACGATGCGTTACGGCATTGACCCTCTGAAAATACTCGGTGCGGATATTGATGAATTCATCCAGATAGGACTCATGCGCGCGGCTCCGGGAAGAATTCGCCTTACGACGCGGGGAATGCTGCTGTCAAACGAGATATTCGCGAGGATAATATGA
- a CDS encoding heat shock protein GrpE, whose amino-acid sequence MKHPDNDPHDTAVGKPAPGKNREDKNPGATDEEGETPLVTVPLSEYEELVGKAAESAEYKDLYLRAAADLDNYRKRTAREREDLVCFANERLVHDLLPILDNLDRALEAEEPTPATMSILEGVRMVTDQLKGVLEKCGLESLSPVGEPFDPNIHEAIGVLPSQHHEEGTVINELQRGYAFRGKVVRPSMVHVSGGKSADPEKGEEK is encoded by the coding sequence TTGAAACACCCAGATAATGATCCGCATGATACAGCTGTCGGAAAACCGGCGCCCGGTAAAAATCGGGAAGATAAAAATCCAGGGGCAACGGATGAAGAGGGGGAGACACCACTGGTGACTGTTCCGCTTTCCGAGTACGAGGAACTTGTGGGGAAAGCAGCGGAGTCTGCGGAGTATAAGGATCTTTACCTGAGGGCTGCCGCTGATCTTGATAATTACCGCAAGAGGACGGCCCGGGAGCGCGAAGATCTGGTCTGCTTTGCCAATGAGCGCCTGGTCCATGATCTCCTGCCCATTCTTGACAATCTGGACAGAGCCCTGGAAGCAGAGGAGCCTACCCCCGCCACCATGAGTATCCTGGAGGGTGTGCGCATGGTCACCGATCAGCTTAAAGGCGTCTTGGAGAAGTGCGGACTTGAATCGCTGTCCCCCGTCGGAGAACCGTTTGACCCCAACATTCATGAGGCTATCGGAGTACTTCCTTCACAGCACCACGAGGAGGGCACGGTGATCAACGAGCTCCAGAGGGGATACGCATTCAGGGGCAAAGTTGTTCGGCCATCCATGGTCCACGTGTCCGGTGGAAAATCTGCGGACCCCGAAAAGGGTGAAGAGAAATAG
- the dnaJ_1 gene encoding chaperone protein DnaJ: MEKRDYYETLEISRDADGEEIKKAYRRLAIEYHPDRNPGDKQAEEKFKELSEAYAILSDGEKRGMYDQFGHAGLSGNGGFPGGFDFGGSFTDLFSDLFQDFFGGGRSGRRSTGIRGQDLRYRLHITFEEAVFGAEKEIRYPNMEQCDQCLGDGAEPGHSRVECKVCSGRGEVRYQQAFFTMARPCPNCNGQGSVIEHPCKRCNGKGRIRGQKVLTVRIPHGVDNGTRLRLQSEGDSGLSGGGPGDLFVLLEVESHPLFVREENNIMCDVPLRVETAVLGGKIQIPTLDGPMDLKIPAGTQPGQIFHLKGKGVPSLHGSGRGDQYVRIMVEIPRKLNRKQKKLFEEFEVQGSTSFYKAVRDFSRKMEESAKK, translated from the coding sequence ATGGAAAAAAGGGACTACTATGAAACTCTGGAAATCTCCCGGGATGCAGACGGCGAGGAAATAAAGAAAGCATACCGGCGGCTTGCCATCGAGTATCATCCAGACCGAAACCCCGGCGACAAACAGGCAGAGGAAAAATTCAAGGAACTCAGCGAAGCCTACGCGATCCTTTCCGACGGTGAGAAACGGGGAATGTACGACCAGTTCGGACATGCCGGTCTTTCAGGAAATGGAGGATTTCCCGGAGGATTCGATTTCGGGGGGTCCTTTACCGATCTCTTTTCGGACCTTTTTCAGGATTTTTTTGGCGGGGGACGATCCGGGCGCAGGTCCACCGGAATCCGCGGACAGGATCTCAGATACCGTCTCCACATTACCTTCGAGGAAGCCGTGTTCGGAGCCGAGAAGGAGATCCGATATCCCAACATGGAACAGTGCGATCAATGCCTGGGGGACGGGGCAGAGCCGGGACACAGCCGGGTTGAATGCAAGGTCTGCTCCGGCCGGGGTGAAGTCCGCTACCAGCAGGCCTTTTTTACCATGGCCAGGCCATGCCCCAACTGCAACGGACAGGGCAGCGTTATAGAACATCCCTGCAAGCGGTGTAACGGCAAGGGGCGTATCCGCGGCCAGAAGGTTCTGACCGTCCGGATACCCCACGGGGTAGATAACGGAACACGGCTCAGACTTCAGAGTGAGGGGGATAGCGGGCTTTCCGGCGGCGGCCCGGGGGATCTGTTTGTTCTCCTGGAAGTCGAGTCCCACCCTCTCTTCGTGCGTGAGGAAAACAACATCATGTGTGATGTTCCCCTGAGGGTTGAGACCGCCGTGCTGGGCGGAAAAATCCAGATCCCCACCCTGGATGGCCCCATGGATCTGAAAATTCCTGCCGGCACACAACCCGGCCAGATCTTTCACCTCAAGGGTAAAGGGGTACCCAGCCTGCATGGCTCCGGGCGGGGGGATCAGTACGTGAGAATTATGGTGGAAATCCCCAGAAAGCTGAACCGGAAGCAGAAAAAACTTTTCGAGGAGTTCGAGGTGCAGGGGAGTACATCGTTCTATAAGGCTGTCCGAGACTTTTCAAGGAAGATGGAAGAATCCGCAAAGAAATAG
- the comM gene encoding competence protein ComM gives MVSRILSCSISGLEAVPVHVELDLSNGMPGLTIVGMGDMAIRESRERVLAALRNSGYELPPSRVTVNLAPADLKKEGSRYDLPIALGILAALRAFSPSALDGYLVMGELSLTGEVVGWEPAFPAALLARKTGIEGMILPKEMAGEAALVKGCRAFPVDRLSEVTEFLRGNRTLDPATPAAVRNPDRIPDLSEVKGQEVPRRVLEIAAAGGHNLLMVGFPGSGKTMLARRLPGILPPLTSEQIVEVTAIHSIAGLLSPGDGVITSPPFRSPHHTVSHVGLAGGGSFPRPGEITLAHHGVLFLDEMSEFRRSSLETLRQPLEDGRITITRAARSASYPSRFILVGATNPCPCGFLGHETRPCICSPSAVSRYRRRISGPLMDRIDLVVDVQGVPPERISSHRPGEDSGVVAKRVKAARAVQAERAGDGFPTLNSRLSHGDLEKICPIGREGEALLKEAVRRLGLTARGYHRTLRIARTLADLEGREVPGPEHLAEAIQYRPVLTRAYG, from the coding sequence ATGGTCTCGCGAATACTTTCATGTTCTATTTCCGGTCTGGAGGCCGTCCCGGTCCACGTGGAGCTGGACCTTTCCAACGGGATGCCGGGCCTGACGATCGTGGGGATGGGCGACATGGCCATACGGGAGAGCAGGGAGAGGGTACTGGCGGCCCTGAGAAACTCCGGCTACGAACTCCCTCCCTCAAGGGTCACCGTCAACCTGGCCCCGGCCGACCTGAAAAAGGAGGGAAGCCGATACGACCTGCCCATCGCGCTGGGAATCCTCGCGGCTCTCCGGGCATTTTCCCCAAGCGCTCTGGACGGTTACCTTGTTATGGGAGAGCTCTCCCTCACCGGCGAGGTCGTCGGATGGGAGCCTGCTTTCCCCGCGGCTCTTCTCGCCAGGAAAACAGGAATTGAGGGAATGATCCTGCCAAAAGAGATGGCCGGGGAGGCCGCTCTGGTGAAGGGATGCCGCGCTTTTCCGGTTGACAGGCTCTCGGAGGTGACCGAATTTTTGAGGGGCAATAGGACTCTCGATCCGGCGACGCCGGCCGCCGTCCGGAATCCGGACAGGATACCGGACCTGTCGGAGGTCAAGGGCCAGGAGGTACCGAGAAGGGTCCTGGAGATCGCCGCCGCCGGAGGCCACAACCTGCTTATGGTTGGATTTCCAGGGTCCGGAAAGACGATGCTGGCCCGAAGGCTTCCCGGAATACTCCCTCCCCTCACCTCGGAACAGATCGTGGAGGTAACCGCTATTCACAGCATCGCGGGCCTGCTTTCGCCGGGAGACGGCGTCATCACCAGCCCCCCATTTCGTTCACCTCATCACACCGTCTCCCACGTTGGGCTTGCCGGCGGTGGATCATTCCCCCGGCCCGGGGAGATAACCCTGGCACACCACGGGGTCCTTTTTTTAGACGAGATGTCGGAGTTTAGACGCTCCTCCCTGGAAACACTGCGGCAACCTCTCGAGGACGGCAGAATCACAATTACAAGGGCCGCCCGATCCGCAAGCTACCCCTCCCGGTTTATCCTGGTTGGGGCGACAAACCCCTGTCCATGCGGTTTTCTCGGCCATGAGACACGGCCCTGCATCTGTTCTCCGTCAGCGGTGAGCAGATATCGAAGGCGGATCTCCGGCCCTTTGATGGACCGCATCGACCTGGTCGTGGATGTTCAGGGTGTCCCGCCGGAGAGGATCTCATCCCACCGGCCCGGGGAGGATTCCGGGGTTGTCGCCAAGAGGGTGAAAGCCGCCCGCGCCGTCCAGGCCGAAAGGGCAGGAGATGGTTTCCCCACCCTCAACAGCAGATTGTCGCACGGTGATCTCGAAAAAATCTGCCCCATCGGCCGTGAAGGGGAAGCGCTGCTTAAAGAAGCCGTCAGGAGGCTTGGACTAACCGCACGTGGGTACCATCGGACATTGAGGATTGCCAGGACCCTGGCCGATCTGGAGGGAAGAGAGGTTCCCGGACCGGAGCACCTGGCCGAAGCCATCCAGTACCGTCCCGTCCTGACCAGAGCTTACGGGTAG
- a CDS encoding transposase, Mutator family: MKLPKAARMVREDIDETLTYYNFPSEHWRRIRTNNPLERIMREIRRRTRVVGAFPDGNSALMLVAARLRHIAGTRRGMKRYLRMERLFEAEMTPASPCIPPASSVILILCLDSIYLSLLALYSTLNSRGEIVSLTLAQRGILSCLDISAPPFLVVKGGARMEPTRLDEISKV; this comes from the coding sequence ATGAAATTGCCCAAGGCTGCCAGGATGGTTCGTGAGGACATTGATGAGACCCTGACTTACTATAACTTTCCTTCGGAACATTGGCGCAGGATTCGGACCAACAATCCACTGGAAAGGATCATGCGGGAAATCAGGAGACGTACCCGTGTTGTCGGTGCTTTCCCGGACGGCAACTCGGCCCTGATGCTGGTGGCGGCACGGCTCAGGCACATTGCCGGAACTCGGCGGGGAATGAAACGATATCTTAGAATGGAGAGGCTATTTGAGGCCGAGATGACGCCGGCATCACCGTGTATTCCTCCTGCTTCTTCCGTGATCCTCATCTTATGTCTGGACTCCATTTATCTGTCCCTCCTCGCCCTCTATTCTACACTAAACTCAAGGGGGGAAATTGTCTCACTTACATTGGCACAGAGGGGGATCCTGAGCTGTCTAGACATTTCTGCTCCTCCTTTTCTTGTGGTAAAAGGTGGAGCGAGAATGGAGCCAACTCGGTTGGATGAAATCTCAAAAGTGTGA
- the glpD gene encoding aerobic glycerol-3-phosphate dehydrogenase, with protein MKRRDHIAKLKAGDIFDLIVIGGGATGCGTALDAASRGLSVALVEKNDFAEGTSGRSTKLLHGGVRYLESAVKHLDRVQYHLVKDALRERGILLRIAPHLSSRLPLLTPLYRWWEIPYILAGLKLYDLLAGPLGIGSSRLLGRRETLRRYPMLKAQGLKAGVLYYDGQFNDARMAVSIILTAVTFGATVANHVEATGFLRENGRISGIMVKDSINGDAWPISARGVINATGPFSDRVRLMDDPAAPPIIKPSEGIHLLLDKRFAPLDTGLLIPRTDDGRVLFVLPWKDHALVGTTDDPAEVSEHPRPTRENIRYLLQYIRRYFNIQASESDVKAVWAGIRPLVLDPKAVDTAKLSRDHVIRESPSGLISVSGGKWTTYRKMAGDAVNYAVQRLDLQTTKACWTDRITIAGGEDFDPDGGGNLAAEFGFSPHSAGHLNRSYGSRAVEVARIAGEGFSLPLAQGHPYLEAEVIYAARHEFAHHVMDVLARRTSLALLDTAAARAAAPRVLDLMAEELGWDAARRREEELMVTERLDTSI; from the coding sequence ATGAAGCGGCGGGATCATATTGCAAAGCTCAAGGCCGGGGATATCTTCGACCTCATCGTCATCGGGGGAGGCGCGACCGGCTGCGGCACCGCTCTGGACGCTGCCAGCAGGGGGCTTAGCGTCGCACTGGTGGAGAAGAACGACTTCGCGGAGGGCACCAGCGGCCGAAGCACGAAGCTGCTTCACGGTGGGGTTCGCTACCTGGAATCCGCGGTCAAACACCTGGACCGGGTACAATATCATCTGGTGAAGGACGCTCTGAGGGAACGGGGAATCCTCCTCCGGATCGCTCCGCACCTTAGCTCCCGCCTCCCATTGCTGACTCCCCTCTACAGATGGTGGGAAATACCGTACATCCTGGCAGGGCTGAAACTGTACGACCTTCTGGCAGGTCCGTTAGGGATCGGGAGCAGCCGTCTGCTGGGGCGCAGGGAAACCCTGCGGCGCTATCCCATGCTCAAGGCGCAAGGGCTCAAGGCCGGGGTCCTATACTACGACGGCCAGTTCAACGATGCCCGGATGGCCGTTTCCATTATCTTGACTGCGGTTACGTTCGGGGCCACGGTGGCCAACCATGTTGAGGCAACCGGGTTCCTCAGGGAAAACGGACGGATCTCCGGCATCATGGTGAAGGATTCCATCAACGGTGATGCCTGGCCCATTTCCGCCAGGGGGGTTATCAATGCCACCGGCCCTTTTTCCGACCGGGTCCGCCTGATGGACGACCCGGCCGCGCCCCCCATTATCAAACCCAGCGAGGGGATCCACCTCCTGCTCGACAAACGCTTTGCCCCCCTTGACACCGGTTTGCTTATCCCCAGGACCGACGACGGAAGGGTCCTGTTCGTGCTTCCCTGGAAAGATCACGCGCTGGTGGGCACCACGGACGATCCGGCGGAGGTGTCAGAGCATCCCCGTCCTACCCGGGAGAACATCAGATATCTTCTGCAGTATATCAGGCGTTACTTCAACATTCAGGCCTCGGAGAGTGACGTCAAGGCCGTGTGGGCGGGGATCCGCCCCCTCGTTCTCGACCCCAAAGCCGTGGACACGGCCAAGCTGTCCAGGGATCATGTAATAAGGGAGAGCCCGTCAGGGCTGATCTCGGTGTCGGGGGGCAAGTGGACCACCTACCGGAAGATGGCCGGCGACGCGGTCAACTATGCGGTACAACGATTGGATCTGCAAACGACGAAGGCCTGCTGGACCGACCGGATCACAATCGCAGGAGGGGAGGATTTCGACCCGGACGGGGGAGGCAATCTGGCAGCGGAATTCGGATTCAGCCCACACTCGGCCGGCCATCTCAACAGATCGTACGGCAGCAGGGCAGTTGAGGTTGCCCGGATCGCCGGAGAGGGGTTCAGCCTTCCTCTGGCCCAGGGGCACCCCTATCTGGAAGCCGAGGTCATCTACGCCGCACGACACGAGTTCGCCCACCACGTCATGGACGTACTTGCGCGCCGGACCTCCCTGGCCCTGCTGGACACGGCCGCGGCCCGAGCTGCTGCGCCCCGTGTGCTGGATCTCATGGCGGAGGAACTGGGGTGGGACGCGGCGAGGCGCCGCGAAGAAGAGCTGATGGTCACCGAACGGCTGGACACCTCGATCTGA
- the rnhB gene encoding ribonuclease HII has product MDKALRKEGYSIIAGVDEAGRGPLAGPVFAAAVVLPLDADLPRRLDSKKFSPKKRTTLYSEIKRQAIAWHVSSVDNNGVDRLNILQASLAAMAEALKNLKIPLDLVIVDGRFPPTTIWPVRCVKSGDLLSQSVGAASILAKVDRDRVMEAYHRIYPQYGFDRHKGYPTRFHRLAIAEHGPCPIHRKTYRGVKEFLVS; this is encoded by the coding sequence ATGGACAAAGCCCTCCGGAAGGAGGGTTATTCAATCATCGCAGGGGTGGACGAGGCCGGCCGAGGACCGCTTGCCGGACCCGTTTTCGCAGCGGCGGTTGTCCTGCCCCTGGACGCAGACCTTCCCCGCCGGCTGGATTCCAAAAAATTTTCCCCGAAGAAACGAACCACCCTTTACAGCGAGATCAAACGCCAGGCGATTGCCTGGCACGTGTCCAGCGTTGACAACAACGGCGTCGATCGTCTCAACATCCTTCAGGCATCCCTGGCCGCCATGGCTGAGGCCCTGAAAAACCTGAAGATCCCGCTGGACCTTGTCATCGTAGACGGCAGATTCCCCCCCACAACCATCTGGCCCGTGCGGTGCGTTAAGAGCGGCGACCTCCTGTCCCAATCCGTTGGAGCCGCATCCATCCTGGCCAAGGTCGACAGGGACCGGGTCATGGAAGCCTATCACCGCATCTACCCCCAGTACGGCTTCGACCGGCACAAGGGCTACCCCACCAGGTTCCACCGCCTCGCCATCGCCGAACACGGCCCGTGCCCGATACACAGGAAGACCTACCGGGGGGTCAAGGAATTTCTTGTCTCATGA
- the rplS gene encoding 50S ribosomal protein L19 — protein MNVVEMYEKEHMKRDIPDTPIGATVKVYYRIIEGEKERIQIFEGVVIARKRAALRSSITVRKVTGGVGVERIFPLHTPKIEKIEVTRLGRIRRSKLYYLRALRGRKARIREKGQY, from the coding sequence ATGAACGTCGTGGAGATGTACGAAAAGGAACACATGAAGAGGGACATCCCTGACACCCCCATCGGAGCCACGGTCAAGGTTTACTACCGGATCATCGAGGGCGAGAAGGAGAGGATCCAGATCTTTGAAGGGGTTGTTATCGCTCGAAAACGAGCTGCCCTGCGCTCCAGCATCACGGTGCGAAAAGTTACCGGCGGCGTTGGCGTCGAGAGGATTTTCCCGCTGCATACTCCCAAGATCGAGAAGATCGAGGTGACGCGCCTCGGGCGCATTCGCCGGAGCAAGCTGTACTACCTGAGGGCGCTTCGGGGCCGCAAGGCAAGGATCAGGGAGAAGGGGCAGTACTGA
- the trmD gene encoding tRNA (guanine-N(1)-)-methyltransferase produces MNFHVLTIFPGMIRGALGESILGKALEKGLIGLDLVDIRGFARDKHRMVDDYPYGGGPGMVMKPEPIIEAAESLRVPPETPLILLTPQGRTFNHEMARDFSSRNDLVLICGRYEGVDERVMEKLPVREVSVGDFVLTGGEFASLVVIDAVSRLIPGVLGDDASPVDESFADGLLEYPQYTRPAEYRGLKVPEILLSGDHGRIDKWRRRQSLERTLQKRPDLLDSAALDEKDRHLLEKLKK; encoded by the coding sequence ATGAACTTTCATGTTCTGACCATATTCCCCGGAATGATCAGGGGCGCCCTGGGTGAGAGCATTCTGGGCAAAGCTTTGGAGAAAGGTCTCATCGGCCTGGACCTGGTGGACATTCGGGGATTTGCGCGGGACAAACATCGCATGGTCGACGACTACCCCTACGGCGGCGGGCCCGGGATGGTAATGAAACCGGAGCCGATCATTGAGGCTGCGGAATCCCTGCGAGTACCGCCGGAGACCCCCCTCATCCTTCTGACACCCCAGGGCCGGACTTTCAACCATGAGATGGCCAGGGATTTTTCCAGCCGGAATGATTTGGTGCTGATCTGCGGAAGATACGAAGGTGTCGACGAACGTGTTATGGAGAAACTGCCTGTTCGGGAGGTTTCGGTGGGAGATTTTGTGCTGACCGGAGGTGAATTTGCCTCTCTCGTTGTCATTGACGCAGTATCCAGACTCATACCGGGGGTCCTGGGAGATGATGCATCACCGGTAGACGAGTCCTTCGCGGACGGCCTCCTGGAGTATCCTCAATACACCCGCCCGGCAGAGTATCGGGGATTGAAGGTCCCCGAAATACTCCTTTCAGGAGATCACGGGCGCATCGACAAATGGCGGAGGAGACAGTCTCTGGAAAGAACACTGCAAAAACGACCCGACCTGCTGGATTCGGCGGCACTGGATGAAAAGGATCGTCATCTCCTGGAGAAATTAAAGAAATAA
- the rimM gene encoding ribosome maturation factor RimM, protein MSRKFFPIAQIIRPHGRKGEFRLRLCTDHPETLTGAKKIYLCSDSDDTVEALPRSVETVRKHQDVFLMKLEGVDDIPGAQSLRNRHICLPREDLIPLAEGEFFLHDLIGLEVRDHLDNSVGRTEWIMETGGTPVLVVRGAGEEEILVPFSPESVMDVDLKQRLLILKNIPGLLEINR, encoded by the coding sequence ATGTCCCGGAAATTTTTTCCAATAGCACAGATCATCCGGCCGCACGGACGCAAGGGGGAATTTCGCCTGCGTCTTTGCACCGACCATCCGGAAACCCTGACCGGGGCAAAGAAAATATATCTTTGCTCCGATTCCGACGATACGGTGGAGGCGCTACCCCGCAGCGTCGAGACCGTGAGGAAGCACCAGGATGTCTTTCTCATGAAACTCGAAGGCGTGGATGACATCCCCGGGGCTCAATCCCTGAGGAACCGGCACATCTGTCTTCCCCGGGAGGACCTGATCCCCCTGGCGGAGGGGGAGTTTTTCCTCCACGATCTCATCGGCCTTGAGGTCCGCGACCATCTGGACAACAGCGTGGGAAGAACAGAATGGATCATGGAAACGGGGGGCACACCCGTTCTCGTTGTCCGTGGCGCCGGGGAGGAGGAGATCCTTGTCCCTTTCTCTCCCGAGTCGGTCATGGATGTCGATCTGAAACAGCGGCTGCTGATCCTCAAGAACATCCCCGGCCTTCTGGAAATAAACAGGTAA
- the rpsP gene encoding 30S ribosomal protein S16 — MSVSIRLRRMGKKKQPFYRVVVTDSRSPRDGRFIEIIGTYDPKKDPAEISLKEDKALHWLRNGAKPSDTVRSLMSKTGILKRFDEEKKASPGN; from the coding sequence TTGAGCGTCAGCATCAGGTTAAGAAGGATGGGCAAGAAAAAACAACCCTTTTACAGGGTTGTAGTCACGGATTCACGTTCCCCGAGGGATGGCCGTTTTATCGAGATCATCGGCACCTATGATCCCAAGAAGGATCCTGCTGAGATCAGTCTCAAGGAGGATAAGGCTCTCCACTGGCTGAGGAACGGAGCGAAGCCTTCGGATACCGTTCGGAGCCTTATGTCCAAAACCGGCATCCTGAAGAGATTCGACGAGGAAAAGAAGGCCTCTCCGGGGAACTGA
- the ffh gene encoding signal recognition particle protein, translating into MAMMFQNLTDKFENIFKNLKNKGRLTEKDLDTTLREVKLALLEADVNFKVVKVFVSQVRQRSMGADVLESLTPAQQVIKIVNSEMTAILGGGRATLEKAAVPPLRIMLVGLQGAGKTTTAAKLGLFLKNEGHRPYLIPADLSRPAAVKQLLDTAERAGIPAFSPGPGESSPVAIYRKAAVLAGRAGADTLIIDTAGRLHMDEGLMAEAAALAGVIHPHETLLVADSMTGQDAVHVAEAFNTRLGLTGIILTKLDGDARGGAALSMRQVTGVPIKFAGMGEAIEALEPFNPDRMSSRILGMGDMLTLIDRAGKAMEEKEAQKNAEKQIRGEFDLEDFRDQLRHIRSMGSIQDLLSMLPMPGKMKKSFTGEMDEKELVRISAIIDSMTLRERRNPRIIKASRKKRISAGSGTTIVEVNRLLKRFGEAKKMMKMMGKGRRIKGKMSFPP; encoded by the coding sequence ATGGCCATGATGTTTCAGAATCTCACCGACAAATTCGAAAACATCTTCAAAAATCTAAAAAACAAAGGGCGGCTTACCGAAAAAGATCTCGACACCACCCTCAGGGAGGTAAAATTAGCCCTCCTGGAGGCTGATGTCAACTTCAAAGTCGTCAAGGTTTTCGTGTCCCAGGTCCGCCAACGTTCCATGGGGGCCGACGTTCTGGAGAGCCTCACCCCCGCACAGCAGGTCATCAAGATCGTCAACTCCGAGATGACCGCCATCCTGGGAGGGGGAAGGGCTACCCTGGAGAAGGCCGCCGTCCCGCCTTTGCGCATAATGCTCGTGGGCCTCCAGGGAGCAGGAAAGACCACCACTGCCGCCAAACTCGGCCTTTTTCTGAAGAACGAGGGGCACAGGCCATACCTTATCCCAGCCGATTTAAGCCGTCCCGCGGCTGTCAAGCAGCTTCTGGATACGGCCGAGCGGGCAGGTATTCCCGCTTTTTCTCCCGGGCCCGGTGAATCATCACCGGTTGCGATCTACAGAAAGGCCGCCGTTCTGGCCGGCAGAGCAGGAGCGGACACTCTGATCATCGACACAGCGGGCAGACTCCATATGGACGAGGGTTTGATGGCGGAGGCCGCGGCGCTCGCCGGCGTTATCCACCCGCACGAGACGCTTCTGGTTGCCGACTCCATGACCGGCCAGGACGCCGTCCACGTCGCTGAAGCGTTCAACACCCGCCTCGGACTGACCGGCATAATTTTAACAAAGCTGGACGGTGACGCCAGGGGCGGAGCGGCCCTTTCCATGCGTCAGGTCACAGGTGTTCCGATCAAGTTCGCCGGCATGGGAGAGGCCATAGAGGCCCTGGAACCCTTCAATCCGGACCGGATGTCCTCCCGCATTCTCGGTATGGGGGATATGCTCACCCTTATCGATCGCGCCGGAAAGGCAATGGAGGAAAAAGAAGCACAAAAAAATGCCGAGAAACAGATCAGGGGTGAATTTGATCTGGAGGATTTCAGGGACCAACTCCGCCATATCCGCAGCATGGGTTCGATCCAGGACCTCCTTTCAATGCTGCCCATGCCGGGAAAAATGAAAAAATCATTTACGGGTGAAATGGATGAAAAGGAACTGGTCAGGATCAGCGCCATCATAGATAGCATGACCTTGCGGGAAAGACGAAATCCCAGGATAATCAAAGCCAGCCGAAAAAAAAGGATATCAGCTGGATCAGGAACAACGATTGTGGAAGTGAACCGTCTGCTGAAACGTTTTGGTGAGGCGAAAAAAATGATGAAGATGATGGGGAAAGGACGGAGAATAAAGGGAAAAATGTCTTTTCCGCCTTGA